TTACACATGGGCTTTGAGATTTCAGAAATTGCTATGGGCCTAGCCCATTAATTCTAACAGGCCTCCCACCGTTGAAGAAGAGTATATGTTGGGTTGCAAAATACACCAATGAAGAGGACATAACTTTGGTGATGGCATGGCAGAATATCACCCTTGATGTTGTTGAGAATGATCAAACCCGCATAAAGTGTTGGATGCGCATTGAGGAATGGTAGCATCATCACATTGGGCATCTGTCCAATCATATGCTAAAATATCTCACAAACGGATGGGGTAGTTGTAGCCGGTGGGAGGGTTGTTTAGAGCAAGTTTGGCATGCGCCTCGTAGCGGTGACACCACTGACTATGTAAGCACTATTGCTGAAGTTTTACGTATACCATAGAGTTAGAACATCAAGCCATGCGACTAGCTGGAAGTTGATTCTGGGTGTGCATGATGTGAGGATAAAGTGCGCAGGTACGACTAGTGTTGGTTTGTGGATCAGTATAGATCCCAGGTGCAACGGCCATGAATCGATGGCTTTGGTCAGAGCctaagagcatcttcaacagGCGCCCAAAAACTGGGCCGCGCGGTAAAATTCAGGTTTTTTGAACGCCGGACAGCTCCAGCAAAAGTTGTAAAACAATGCGCGCCAAAAAAGGGTTGGGCGCACGCTGAAAAACGCTATCAAAAAGCTGCAAATTTGAGGCGCCGGATTGCGTGCGCTTCACAATTTACACTGCGTGTTCTTTTGAGCATACATTTTTGGGCATCTGCTAAAGCAATATTGGGTCCGGCGCACTAAAAATGCTACAGTGACGCGCTAAAACTATTTTAGGGCATAAAATTTTTATGCGCCTGTTGAAGATGCTCTAAAGGCGGCTTTAGGGCATGACATTGGCCAATGTGCCACATAAGAGTCGGCTTCTCTAGTGGCGAGCCACATCTGAGGATGTACATCCTCTCTCAATTTCCACCGGTAACTTAtcaggtactccctccgttccaaattactcgtcatagaaatggatgtatctaaaactaaaatacatctagatacacccttatctgcgacaagtaattcggaatggagggagtacaaatcAAAAACAATTTTTGTTCACTCACCAAATCAACATTCAAAATTTCCCCCAAAAAATGTACATTGATCATGAACTTTTCAGACGAGTGCATCTCTCCCTGTGACTTTCTTCCTGCCTATCCTCGATTTCTCCAAGCTCCTACTATTCCCCAATTACTAGTGTAATCTGTACCCTATATCCAAAGTAAAAAAAATCTATTACCTCATACAAGTAAGGGAGTAGTTATCCACCTGAGTTCCTTTTATACATGAATGCTAATATCCAGCATCTGATTGTTCTGTCTGAACACGAACGAAATTAATTTACAGATTAATTGTACATCTTGAATGGCTCCCAAAACTCTACACAGCGTACATGGTCCTGTAGAAATTATCTGCACAATATACACCAACAAATAGCGATAATACACCGAAAGAATCCCAAGAGCAAAACTGAGTGATATCTGAGCATTTACAAGAAATACACTTGCACCTTCTGGGTTTCGACTTAACTACGGTCTTCTGCCTCCGTCACAGTGCCCAACAAGCCAGGCCCATGGACGCTCCTCTCTATGGGTGAACCAGGCACAAATGGGACGAAGCCTCTTCCCCCAAACATTGGGCGCATGAACTTATCATCGAACTTGCGCCATACACGATGAACCGAGCGAGTTGGCATGGTGAGAAGATACTGAAGGTTTGTTTGGGGGGTGAGCTGGCCTACATCGAAGTCCGACCCCAACAAGCTCGCCGTAAGTGGGTCTAGGAATGACTGGCTTGAGATATCAGCTGCGGTGCCAGGTCTTGGTGGGATGAGGAGATTAATCAGAGGCTTAGTCAGCAAGCCGAAAACCTGGATCAAATATATAATCAAAAGGAAAGTCATTTCCTGTTTCCTTGAGGGAAGCAAAATAGTCTTTATAAGACAGCTGTATTAGCGATTGACCTCTCAACCAATTTATAAGTTTCTATATAAGGAAACAAACAGCATTATGATGTCTGAAGAAAGCATAACATAAACTTTAGTGTGTATTTTGTTGATAAATAACTAAGAAACATCCATGCTGGCCATAAGATAGTCATTGAATAATGATGAAGGCAGCAAGGGATAGTAGTCTTACCATTGTGCTGAACAGAACAACAATGATTGTGCTGGTGATCATGACAGCATTAACTCGCACAGCAGTATGACCAGATGTTGTAAACTGCAAAGGTTTACAAAAAATAAAATTCTATATCAGAACCTCTATATATCAAGGATGGCTTACCAACACATCATGTACTAGTTCCAAATCAATTCATTAGATTTAACTGTTCAGTTCATATTTGTTACTGTCAAACATCACCTTGTTATAAGCAAGTGCAATTGAAACTGCTCCTCTCATGAGACCTGCCCACCATATGATAACCTAGAGAAAAACACCAGCAAAGTTAGCTCCCTCTATAAGGAGCAGAATGACAGAAGCACAAAAATAGATGAATAAATCGGTAAAAAATGATAAATACTAACCTGTTGGTTGAAGGAAATCTTTGGATGTGACTCTTTTTTACTTAAGTTCGATAgaaaagataaagggaatacgaATGCTGCTCTTCCAACCATAACCAAACCCAATATAACAGCGCTTAAAGCAATTGGTTTCTTAGGACTGCATTAAGGAAACAAAGCTTAAATTAGTTTCGGGAAGAGTTACAAAAAAGTATAGGCAAGACATCCAAGGCAGCTGATGTTGTGGCCCCGTATTCAGCAGTGTCCACACATTGCCGAATAACAACAAATAAAAGCATTAAGGAGCTGTTTCTTTGCACAATTTTCCAAATAAAAAACGACATCAAGTTACATCGTCTCTAACAGATGTAAGTCCACCAGAATACATTAGTTCTGCACTGCCAGACCGATCGGTCTGAATGGAAGCAAAGCTAATTGCTGGATGATGCATAAGTGCTCCAGATATCTGGTGCAACCATGTAAATCTGCAGATTACTATTTACTACTATATGCCTTGTATGTTGATTTATACAGTTCTTGAAATCAGATAGTTATTCATGGACAGCAAAAGGTACCTGCTACTAGCTAATTTCCATTTATCAATGTCCAATGCATCCATCCCGACatagagaaaaagaaaaatctcAGCAATGAATGATAAAGTTGCAAAAGTATGCCTGCAACATGAATAAAAGAATGTCAGCCAGGTGGTATACTTTTTGCAAATGGACAAAGGAGTCACAATGGCTGCAAGCAAAAGCTAGTTAGCAGCTCAATACATACTTGGTAGTAACCCTTGAGCTTTCTGTGACATTATGCCAAGTGTAATGTGACATTACTATTCCACAGAAGAACACGGTTAGAATGCCACTCAGATCCAGCAGCTGAAATACAACAAAGGATCTGTAAGCTGCTAAACAGAGGAACTAAGGCAGCAAACAAACGGACATAAATAAATATAGTACCAATATCAGATGATAACTGATTTCTTCCCAAACATTTTAAATTAAAAGAGTTGTTCAATTTGAACTTATTATATTCATCGGCACCCACCATTGACAGCATATACGAAAGGTATGCCATGAGTATCATGATAGCAACTTCTCTGTCAGTTGAGTGTCTGCGCATAACACCACAAGCATGTCACAATAGTTTTCAAGTCTCTAAAGTAATTCACAGTGTAAGTAGTATGATCAAATAAATTGCTCCAAGGAATAAAAAAACACATAAAAGAGCTCTGTACAGACCTTGCAAAACAAAGTTTCTTAATAATGTATGCACTAAGCAACCCAGCCTGCCAAAACAAGAGTGCGAATAGTCAGTCAACAAAGGCATGCTCAAATGAATCATCAGGACAGAATGCTCAGCGAAATGAAATGATTCTTTCTATGGTCTCCCAAAACCTACATCGCACAAATCCTAAAGCAATTCCTATTATTAGTGGTGGTGTCACAACAGTGTAAGTAAAAGATTACTTACAGCTACTCCAAGAACGGTGCTGGTGAAGAATAGGTAGAGGAATTTTCCGATGAATTGTAGTAGAACGAAGACATCAAAATGATTAATATCAATGTTTTGAATTGCATTGAAGAGCACAACTGATGTAGCATCATTAACAACACCTTCACCAAAAACTAGACTATACAGTAGGGGTGCTTCATCCTGGTTAAGCACCTGCAAGCAACAAATTTACAAACTAAATGGTCTGCTTTCTCACTTCATAACACAAAAATGGCAGATTGTTCAACGCAAAACCTGTAAGGTGCAAACAGAATCTGTTGCTGAGAAGATAGCCCCAATTGCTGTACATACGGGTTAAAAAATCAGCTAAAAGAAAGAGAAGATATCCAGTGGCATCCAAAGTCTAAACAGCAGCTTCACACAAGTACGTAAGTAAAGTAAAAAGTAACCAACCAAGATAGTCCCCAAGCTCGAGTGGACCAACATCAAGTTTGCTGAACAATCCCATAGCACCTGATATGTCCATTAGAAAAAAACTATTAGCACCTGAGCAACTTATTGAAGCTTTAGGGATGCAATGAATGAGAAAACCATGTTCTAGACCATTCCTGTATGAAGATGACTCCCATAAATTCATGAACATAAAATTGTGATTCTTCACTAGGTTTCAGGAACAATTCCTGATGGGTAAATAATTCAACGTATGGCAAATTATCAGGTCTGTTTAACATATGCCTTAGGTTTAATTTCCATAGACGTTCAGATTTCAGCCCGTTTGAGATTACAGAAGTGCCTTGTGTTCTGACTCGAGTCCAATACCATGTCAGCCATTCCCAGATTGTGAAGAATTGAATACTATTTAAATTTTAATCTGTGGATGGTGGCCATGCATCCACCACTCAAGGACTTGAAATACTAGCAGCGGCTCCCGAGACAAGCCAATTCTAAGAGGTACAACCTCTCATTCATTTGACGTAAAAATTTGTGACACAAACTAAACATACCAGTAATGCTGAACTGCATTAACGAAAGTACAAACGTGAAACAAAAATTAACAGGCAAAATTAAATTAA
This Triticum urartu cultivar G1812 unplaced genomic scaffold, Tu2.1 TuUngrouped_contig_5901, whole genome shotgun sequence DNA region includes the following protein-coding sequences:
- the LOC125529849 gene encoding sodium/hydrogen exchanger 1-like; the encoded protein is MGLDLGALALKYTGLAVSDHDSIVAINIFIALLCGCIVFGHLLEGNRWVNESTTALVLGLITGGVILICTKGVNSRILIFSEDIFFIYLLPPIIFNAGFQVKKKQFFRNFATIILFGAAGTLISFVIITFGAMGLFSKLDVGPLELGDYLAIGAIFSATDSVCTLQVLNQDEAPLLYSLVFGEGVVNDATSVVLFNAIQNIDINHFDVFVLLQFIGKFLYLFFTSTVLGVAAGLLSAYIIKKLCFARHSTDREVAIMILMAYLSYMLSMLLDLSGILTVFFCGIVMSHYTWHNVTESSRVTTKHTFATLSFIAEIFLFLYVGMDALDIDKWKLASSSPKKPIALSAVILGLVMVGRAAFVFPLSFLSNLSKKESHPKISFNQQVIIWWAGLMRGAVSIALAYNKFTTSGHTAVRVNAVMITSTIIVVLFSTMVFGLLTKPLINLLIPPRPGTAADISSQSFLDPLTASLLGSDFDVGQLTPQTNLQYLLTMPTRSVHRVWRKFDDKFMRPMFGGRGFVPFVPGSPIERSVHGPGLLGTVTEAEDRS